One part of the Musa acuminata AAA Group cultivar baxijiao chromosome BXJ1-5, Cavendish_Baxijiao_AAA, whole genome shotgun sequence genome encodes these proteins:
- the LOC103983629 gene encoding large ribosomal subunit protein uL3 has translation MSHRKFEHPRHGSLGFLPRKRASRHRGKVKSFPKDDPSKLPGLTAFVAYKSGMTHIVREVDKPGSKLHKKETCEAVTIIEAPPMVVVGVVAYVKTPRGLRSLNTVWAQHLSEEVKRRFYKNWSKSKKKAFVKYSKKYETEEGKKEIQAQLEKMKKYASVIRVLAHTQIRKLKGLKQKKAHLMEIQVNGGDIAAKVDYAYKFFEKQIPVDAVFQKDEMIDIIGVTKGKGYEGVVTRWGVTRLPRKTHRGLRKVACIGAWHPARVSYTVARAGQNGYHHRTEMNKKIYKLGKAGEESHFATTEFDRTEKGITPMGGFPHYGVVKDDYLLIKGCCVGPKKRVVTLRQSLLKQTSRVAMEEIKLKFVDTSSKFGHGRFQTTEEKAKFYGKLKA, from the exons ATGTCTCATCGCAAATTTGAGCATCCGCGTCATGGTTCTCTTGGGTTCCTTCCTAGAAAAAGAGCCTCCCGTCACAGAGGAAAAG TGAAGTCATTCCCAAAGGATGACCCAAGCAAGCTGCCCGGGCTAACTGCCTTTGTAGCATACAAGTCTGGGATGACTCACATAGTCCGGGAGGTTGATAAGCCTGGATCCA AGCTTCATAAGAAGGAGACTTGTGAAGCAGTGACAATCATTGAAGCACCCCCAATGGTTGTAGTTGGCGTTGTTGCTTATGTGAAGACTCCCCGTGGCCTCCGGTCATTGAACACTGTTTGGGCTCAGCATCTTAGTGAGGAAGTGAAAAGGAGATTTTACAAAAACTGGTCCaagtcaaagaagaaggcgtttgtTAAGTACTCAAAGAAGTATGAAACTGAGGAAGGCAAAAAAGAAATCCAGGCACAGCTGGAGAAGATGAAGAAGTATGCCTCTGTAATTCGTGTTTTGGCTCACACACAG ATTAGAAAACTAAAAGGGTTGAAGCAGAAGAAGGCTCACCTGATGGAGATCCAGGTTAATGGAGGAGATATTGCTGCAAAGGTTGACTATGCTTACaaattcttcgagaaacagattcCTGTGGATGCTGTCTTTCAGAAGGATGAGATGATTGACATCATAGGAGTCACAAAGGGTAAGGGCTATGAGGGCGTGGTTACTCGTTGGGGTGTCACTCGTCTCCCTCGGAAGACCCATCGTGGCCTGCGCAAGGTGGCTTGTATTGGTGCATGGCACCCAGCTAGGGTCTCATACACAGTTGCCAGGGCTGGCCAGAATGGCTACCACCATCGTaccgagatgaacaagaagatataTAAGCTTGGAAAAGCTGGTGAGGAGTCTCACTTCGCAACCACAGAGTTTGACAG GACTGAGAAGGGGATAACACCAATGGGAGGGTTTCCACATTATGGAGTGGTCAAGGATGATTACCTTCTGATCAAGGGATGCTGTGTTGGTCCTAAGAAGAGGGTAGTGACCCTGAGGCAGTCGTTGCTGAAGCAGACATCACGAGTTGCAATGGAAGAGATCAAGCTCAAGTTCGTTGACACGTCTTCCAAGTTTGGGCATGGCCGCTTCCAGACCACCGAAGAGAAGGCAAAGTTTTACGGAAAGCTCAAAGCTTGA